The following are encoded in a window of Pseudomonas sp. St316 genomic DNA:
- a CDS encoding PQQ-dependent sugar dehydrogenase, with amino-acid sequence MLRKTLLAACCASAVLTFATSAAAAPTQSFKSEEGTLEVTTVVKGLEHPWSVAFLPGQQGMLVTERPGNLRVVSPDGQLSAPLSGVPEVWAKGQGGLLDVVLSPDFKQDRTVYLSYAEAGADGKAGTAVGRGQLSEDLKSLKNFDVIFRQQPKLSTGNHFGSRLVFDRDGYLFITLGENNERPTAQDLDKLQGKIVRIYPDGKVPDDNPFVGQKNVRPEIWSYGMRNPQGAALNPWNGTLWENEHGPKGGDEMNIIERGKNYGWPLATHGINYSGAPIPEAQGKTVEGGVDPHHVWQVSPGLSGMAFYDHDRFKAWQRNVFIGALVPGELIRLQLQGDNVVHEERLLGELKARVRDVRQGPDGYLYVLTDEDDGALYKIGLKSL; translated from the coding sequence ATGTTGCGTAAAACACTCCTGGCCGCCTGTTGCGCCAGCGCTGTCCTGACCTTTGCCACTTCGGCTGCAGCCGCGCCAACCCAGTCGTTCAAGAGCGAGGAGGGCACCCTGGAAGTGACCACCGTGGTCAAGGGGCTGGAGCACCCTTGGTCCGTCGCATTCTTGCCTGGCCAGCAGGGCATGTTGGTGACGGAGCGACCGGGCAACCTGCGTGTGGTCAGCCCCGATGGCCAATTGTCCGCCCCTTTGAGTGGCGTGCCTGAAGTGTGGGCCAAGGGCCAGGGCGGTCTGCTGGACGTGGTGCTGTCGCCCGACTTCAAGCAGGACCGCACCGTCTACCTGTCTTATGCCGAGGCGGGCGCAGACGGCAAGGCCGGTACCGCCGTGGGGCGCGGACAACTGTCCGAAGACCTCAAGAGCCTGAAGAATTTCGACGTGATCTTCCGTCAGCAGCCCAAGTTGTCCACGGGCAACCACTTTGGCTCGCGCTTGGTCTTCGACCGTGACGGTTATCTGTTCATTACCTTGGGGGAAAACAACGAGCGGCCCACCGCCCAGGACCTGGACAAGCTGCAAGGCAAGATCGTGCGCATCTACCCCGACGGCAAGGTGCCCGACGACAACCCTTTTGTCGGCCAGAAAAACGTCCGCCCCGAGATATGGTCCTACGGCATGCGCAACCCCCAAGGTGCCGCCCTCAACCCTTGGAATGGCACGTTGTGGGAGAACGAACACGGGCCCAAGGGCGGTGATGAGATGAACATCATCGAGCGCGGCAAGAACTACGGCTGGCCACTGGCGACTCATGGCATCAATTACTCCGGCGCCCCGATTCCCGAAGCCCAGGGCAAGACCGTCGAGGGTGGCGTTGACCCTCACCACGTCTGGCAGGTGTCACCGGGGCTTAGCGGCATGGCGTTCTACGACCATGATCGTTTCAAGGCCTGGCAGCGCAACGTGTTCATTGGGGCGCTGGTGCCCGGAGAACTGATCCGCCTGCAATTGCAGGGCGACAACGTCGTCCACGAAGAGCGTTTGCTGGGTGAGCTCAAGGCGCGAGTCCGGGATGTTCGCCAGGGCCCGGACGGTTACCTGTACGTGCTTACGGATGAGGACGACGGGGCGTTGTATAAAATCGGACTCAAGTCATTGTAG
- a CDS encoding Ku protein, translated as MARAIWKGAISFGLVHIPVALVSATSSQGVDFDWLDKRSMDPVGYKRVNKATGKEVTKENIVKGVQYQKGQYVLLSEEEIRSAHPKSTQTIDIFAFVDSEKIPLQNIDTPYFLAPDKRGGKVYALLRETLVKTHKVALAHVVLHTRQHLAALMPLESALVLVMLRWPAEVRDLDVLELGDEVTNPTLAKGELEMAKRLVEDMSADWEPQKYRDSFQDRIMELVEKKANEGRLEAVETDPGEEQRKTADVIDLTELLKRSLGSKGKVPDKSAGKAPAKPAKTGKSSPAKKATKASRG; from the coding sequence ATGGCACGGGCAATCTGGAAAGGCGCAATCAGTTTCGGGCTGGTCCACATTCCTGTCGCACTGGTGTCGGCCACCTCCTCCCAGGGCGTGGATTTTGACTGGCTGGACAAGCGCAGCATGGACCCGGTGGGCTACAAGCGAGTCAACAAGGCCACGGGCAAGGAAGTGACCAAGGAAAACATCGTCAAGGGCGTCCAGTACCAGAAAGGCCAGTACGTGCTGCTCAGCGAGGAAGAAATTCGTTCCGCCCACCCCAAGTCCACCCAGACCATCGATATCTTTGCCTTTGTCGACAGCGAGAAGATCCCGTTGCAAAACATCGACACGCCCTACTTTCTCGCCCCCGACAAACGCGGGGGCAAAGTCTATGCCCTGCTGCGCGAAACCCTGGTCAAGACCCACAAGGTCGCCCTTGCCCATGTCGTGCTGCATACCCGCCAGCACCTGGCGGCGCTCATGCCCCTTGAATCGGCGCTGGTACTGGTGATGCTGCGCTGGCCCGCCGAGGTGCGCGACCTTGATGTCCTGGAGTTGGGCGACGAGGTGACGAACCCGACCCTGGCCAAGGGCGAGCTGGAAATGGCCAAGCGTCTCGTGGAAGACATGAGCGCCGACTGGGAGCCGCAAAAATACCGGGACAGTTTCCAAGACAGAATCATGGAACTGGTGGAGAAAAAGGCCAATGAAGGCCGTCTCGAAGCGGTGGAGACCGACCCGGGCGAAGAACAACGCAAGACCGCCGATGTCATCGACCTTACCGAGTTGCTCAAGCGCAGCCTGGGCAGCAAGGGCAAGGTCCCCGACAAATCCGCCGGGAAGGCCCCTGCAAAACCTGCGAAAACCGGCAAATCCTCTCCTGCCAAAAAAGCCACCAAGGCCTCCCGGGGGTAA
- a CDS encoding mannitol dehydrogenase family protein gives MKLNRQNLHNLNPDVALPAYPLGDIRQGIAHIGVGGFHRAHQAYYTDALMNTGADLDWAICGVGLRAEDRRARDDLASQDYLFTLYELGDTDDTEVRVIGAINDMLLAEDGAQALIDKLADPQIRIVSLTITEGGYCIDDSSGEFMAHLPQIQHDLTHPEEPKTVFGFLCAALAKRRSAGIPAFTLMSCDNLPHNGAVTRKALLAFAALRDAELGQWINRNVSFPNAMVDRITPMTSVAHRLQLHDEHGIDDAWPVVCEPFVQWVLEDKFVNGRPAWEKVGVQFTDDVTPYEEMKIKLLNGSHLALTYLGFLKGYRFVHETMNDPLFVSYMRAYMDLDVTPQLAPVPGIDLTDYKNTLVERFSNQAIADQLERVCSDGSSKFPKFTVPTINRLIADGAETRRAALVVAAWAVYLKGVDENGVTYSIPDPRAAFCQALVADDALVTQRVLEVEEIFGTAIPRSPEFVAAFEWCCNSLREHGVTKTLERILADVN, from the coding sequence ATGAAACTCAACCGACAAAACCTGCACAACCTCAACCCTGACGTCGCCCTGCCCGCCTACCCTTTGGGTGACATCCGCCAAGGCATCGCCCACATCGGCGTCGGCGGTTTCCACCGGGCTCACCAGGCCTACTACACCGACGCGCTGATGAACACCGGCGCCGACCTGGACTGGGCCATCTGCGGCGTAGGTCTGCGCGCCGAGGATCGCCGCGCCCGGGACGACCTGGCCAGCCAGGATTACCTGTTCACCCTGTACGAACTGGGCGACACCGATGACACCGAAGTCCGGGTGATTGGTGCGATCAATGACATGTTACTGGCTGAAGATGGCGCCCAGGCACTGATCGACAAACTGGCCGACCCGCAGATCCGCATCGTCTCGCTGACCATCACCGAGGGCGGCTATTGCATCGACGACAGCAGCGGCGAGTTCATGGCCCACCTGCCGCAGATCCAGCACGACCTGACCCATCCCGAGGAACCAAAAACCGTCTTCGGCTTCCTCTGCGCCGCCCTGGCCAAGCGCCGCTCGGCCGGCATTCCGGCGTTCACCCTGATGTCCTGCGATAACCTGCCTCATAACGGCGCCGTGACCCGCAAGGCGTTACTGGCCTTCGCCGCGCTGCGCGACGCGGAGCTGGGGCAGTGGATCAACCGCAATGTCAGTTTCCCCAATGCCATGGTCGACCGCATCACGCCCATGACTAGCGTGGCCCATCGCCTGCAACTGCATGACGAACATGGCATCGACGACGCTTGGCCGGTGGTCTGCGAACCGTTCGTGCAATGGGTCCTGGAAGACAAGTTCGTCAACGGTCGCCCAGCCTGGGAAAAGGTCGGCGTGCAGTTCACTGATGACGTCACACCCTATGAAGAGATGAAAATCAAGTTGCTCAACGGCAGCCACCTGGCGTTGACCTACCTGGGCTTTCTCAAGGGTTATCGCTTCGTCCACGAGACCATGAACGATCCACTGTTCGTGAGCTACATGCGCGCCTACATGGACCTGGACGTGACGCCGCAACTGGCGCCAGTGCCCGGCATCGACCTGACCGACTATAAGAACACCCTGGTGGAGCGTTTTTCCAATCAGGCGATTGCCGACCAGTTGGAACGGGTCTGTTCGGACGGCTCGTCGAAGTTTCCAAAATTCACTGTGCCGACCATCAACCGCTTGATCGCCGACGGTGCTGAAACCCGCCGCGCGGCGCTGGTGGTGGCCGCCTGGGCCGTGTACCTCAAGGGCGTGGACGAGAACGGCGTGACGTATTCAATCCCGGACCCACGGGCAGCGTTTTGCCAGGCACTGGTGGCTGACGATGCGCTGGTGACCCAGCGGGTGCTGGAGGTGGAAGAAATCTTTGGCACCGCCATTCCCCGCTCGCCGGAGTTCGTGGCAGCATTCGAATGGTGCTGCAACAGCTTGCGCGAGCACGGGGTGACAAAAACCCTTGAGCGGATACTGGCTGACGTGAACTAA
- a CDS encoding carbohydrate kinase — MYLVCGEALFDFFSETEADGPASQVNYKAIAGGSPFNVAVGLRRLGVESALFTGLSTDYLGRRLRQVLLNEGVSAQYLVDFDAPTTLAMVAVGANGSPHYSFRGEGCADRQLSLAHLPDLGPEVRGLHFGSFSLVVQPIADTLLALMQRESGRRLISLDPNVRLNPQPDIELWRSRIATLVQYADLIKVSDEDLDLLYPGKEPEAIIEGWLGNRCQLVFLTRGGQGATVFSRQHGSWSLPSCPVKIADTVGAGDTFQAALIAWLTEQQLDSVEGLHALTREQISAMLEFAIRAAALTCGKTGPDLPYRQQLN, encoded by the coding sequence ATGTATTTGGTGTGTGGTGAAGCGCTGTTTGATTTTTTCAGTGAGACCGAGGCGGATGGCCCCGCCTCGCAAGTGAACTACAAGGCCATTGCCGGTGGTTCACCGTTCAACGTGGCCGTAGGGCTGCGTCGCCTGGGTGTTGAATCAGCGCTGTTTACGGGGTTGTCCACCGACTACCTGGGCCGACGCTTGCGGCAGGTGCTGCTCAATGAAGGTGTCAGCGCCCAATACCTGGTGGACTTCGACGCACCGACCACCCTGGCAATGGTTGCCGTAGGCGCCAATGGTTCGCCCCACTACAGTTTTCGCGGCGAAGGCTGCGCGGACCGACAACTGAGCCTGGCGCATCTGCCGGATCTGGGCCCCGAAGTACGCGGCTTGCATTTCGGCTCGTTCTCGCTGGTGGTCCAGCCCATCGCCGACACGCTCCTGGCCCTGATGCAACGCGAAAGCGGCCGGCGCCTGATCAGCCTCGACCCGAATGTGCGGCTCAACCCGCAGCCGGATATCGAGCTGTGGCGCTCACGAATTGCGACGCTGGTGCAATATGCCGACCTGATCAAGGTCAGTGACGAAGACCTGGACCTGCTCTACCCCGGGAAGGAGCCGGAGGCGATAATCGAAGGCTGGTTGGGTAACCGCTGCCAATTGGTCTTCCTGACCCGTGGCGGCCAGGGCGCTACGGTCTTCAGTCGCCAACACGGCTCATGGTCGCTGCCGTCCTGTCCGGTGAAGATCGCCGACACCGTGGGTGCAGGCGACACCTTCCAGGCCGCGCTGATTGCGTGGTTGACTGAACAACAATTGGATTCGGTCGAGGGTTTGCACGCCCTGACCCGGGAACAGATCAGCGCCATGCTTGAATTCGCCATTCGCGCCGCCGCCCTGACTTGCGGCAAGACCGGGCCGGACCTGCCCTACAGGCAACAATTGAACTAA
- a CDS encoding DUF1652 domain-containing protein: MFLSALEMRNIIESSLLPKRSQCTLSPELKMTVKIYDDHATDRVALIKTDIDANKLTGCRAINDLIAELRTELDHNPAAGNHFHQQHHRMTGR; encoded by the coding sequence ATGTTTTTATCTGCCCTCGAAATGCGAAACATCATTGAAAGCAGCTTGCTGCCCAAGCGCTCGCAATGCACCTTGTCACCTGAGCTTAAGATGACGGTCAAGATTTACGACGATCACGCAACCGATCGCGTGGCTTTGATCAAAACCGACATCGATGCCAATAAGCTCACCGGTTGCCGGGCCATCAACGACCTGATCGCCGAGCTGCGTACCGAGCTCGACCACAACCCTGCCGCTGGCAATCACTTTCATCAGCAACACCATCGGATGACTGGCCGCTGA
- the xylB gene encoding xylulokinase, with translation MANPQLFLGIDCGTQGTKALILDATSGQVLGQGAAAHVMISGPNGRREQDTEQWLDAFTQATHQALAAAGVDGQAILGIGVSGQQHGLVLLDDQGQVLRPAKLWCDTETTPENDRLLAHLGGEDGSLERLGVVIAPGYTVSKLLWTREQHPQVFERIASVLLPHDFLNYWLTGRHCSEYGDASGTGYFNVRTRQWDVQLLQHIDPSARLQAALPELIEAHQPVGRIRPAIAAHLGINPEAVVASGGGDNMMGAIGTGNIQPGVITMSLGSSGTVYAYAAEPAVSPQPSVATFCSSSGGWLPLICTMNLTNATGAIRELLALDIDTFNALVAQAPIGAEGVCMLPFLNGERVPALPHATGSLLGLTTTNLTRANLCRAVVEGTTFGLRYGLDLLRANGLQAQSIRLIGGGSKSAQWRQIVADTMDTTVICTEQSEAAALGAAIQAAWCHSGSQADLAELCERCVKLDPTSETRPIAAHVAASQQAYERYRQHVATL, from the coding sequence ATGGCAAACCCACAACTGTTCCTGGGCATCGACTGCGGCACCCAAGGCACCAAGGCGCTGATCCTGGACGCCACCAGTGGCCAGGTCCTCGGCCAGGGTGCCGCGGCACACGTCATGATCAGTGGCCCCAACGGGCGCCGTGAACAAGACACCGAGCAATGGCTCGATGCATTTACCCAAGCGACTCACCAAGCCTTGGCTGCCGCCGGCGTCGATGGCCAGGCGATCCTCGGTATCGGCGTCTCCGGCCAGCAACACGGCCTGGTCCTGCTTGATGACCAGGGCCAGGTCTTGCGCCCGGCCAAGCTGTGGTGCGACACCGAGACAACGCCGGAAAACGATCGGCTCCTGGCACACCTGGGCGGTGAAGACGGCAGCCTCGAACGCCTCGGCGTGGTGATTGCGCCGGGATACACGGTTTCCAAGCTGCTCTGGACACGGGAGCAGCACCCCCAGGTTTTCGAACGCATCGCCAGCGTCCTGCTGCCCCACGACTTCCTCAACTACTGGCTCACCGGTCGCCATTGCAGCGAATACGGCGACGCCTCGGGAACCGGCTATTTCAACGTACGCACCCGCCAATGGGACGTGCAACTGCTACAACACATCGACCCCAGCGCACGCTTGCAAGCGGCGCTGCCGGAACTGATCGAGGCCCATCAGCCGGTCGGACGCATCCGGCCGGCCATTGCTGCACACCTGGGCATCAACCCCGAAGCGGTGGTGGCAAGTGGTGGCGGCGACAATATGATGGGCGCCATCGGCACCGGGAACATTCAGCCCGGTGTGATCACCATGAGCCTCGGCTCATCAGGTACGGTCTACGCCTATGCCGCCGAACCTGCGGTCAGTCCACAGCCGTCCGTGGCGACGTTCTGCTCCTCCAGTGGTGGCTGGCTGCCGCTGATCTGCACCATGAACCTGACCAACGCCACCGGAGCGATTCGCGAATTGCTGGCGCTGGACATCGACACTTTCAACGCCCTGGTGGCCCAGGCTCCTATTGGCGCCGAGGGCGTGTGCATGCTGCCGTTCCTCAACGGCGAGCGCGTTCCCGCCCTGCCCCATGCCACCGGCAGCCTGCTGGGCCTGACCACGACCAACCTGACCCGGGCCAACCTGTGTCGCGCCGTGGTCGAAGGCACGACCTTCGGTTTGCGCTATGGCTTGGACCTGCTGCGGGCCAACGGACTCCAGGCCCAGAGCATTCGCCTGATCGGCGGTGGATCGAAGAGCGCGCAGTGGCGGCAGATCGTCGCCGACACCATGGACACCACGGTCATTTGCACCGAACAGAGCGAAGCCGCTGCCTTAGGGGCGGCGATCCAGGCAGCATGGTGCCACTCGGGTTCGCAGGCGGATTTGGCCGAGCTGTGCGAGCGCTGCGTCAAGCTCGACCCGACCAGCGAAACCCGGCCAATCGCCGCGCATGTCGCGGCGTCGCAACAGGCTTATGAACGTTATCGACAACACGTCGCAACCCTTTGA
- the ilvA gene encoding threonine ammonia-lyase, biosynthetic, whose translation MTVTRAEQTLLEHYVKKILAAPVYELAVRTPLQEAPALSEALGNRILLKREDLQPTFSFKIRGAYNKLVQLTPEQRVRGVITASAGNHAQGVALAARELGISASIVMPVTTPQLKVLGVRNRGAEAILHGESFPFALAYALDLAEQTGREFVSPFDDPDVIAGQGTVAMEILRQHPGPLDAIFVPVGGGGLIAGIAAYVKYLRPEVRIIGVESQHSACLQAALAAGERVTLPEVGTFADGVAVAQIGAHGLDICRFCVDEVMTVSNDQLCAAIKDIYDDTRSITEPSGALAVAGIKRYVAQTGARGQTLVAIDSGANINFDSLRHVAERAAVGAI comes from the coding sequence ATGACCGTTACCCGCGCCGAGCAAACCCTGCTTGAGCACTATGTGAAGAAGATTCTCGCCGCGCCGGTCTATGAACTGGCCGTGCGCACGCCGCTGCAAGAGGCCCCTGCACTGTCCGAGGCCTTGGGTAACCGGATCCTGCTCAAGCGTGAAGACCTGCAACCGACTTTTTCCTTCAAGATCCGCGGTGCCTACAACAAACTCGTGCAACTGACCCCGGAGCAGCGCGTCCGAGGCGTCATCACCGCGTCTGCCGGCAATCATGCCCAGGGTGTCGCGCTGGCGGCACGGGAGTTGGGTATTTCGGCCAGCATCGTCATGCCTGTGACCACCCCGCAATTGAAGGTGCTGGGCGTGCGCAACCGAGGCGCCGAAGCGATTCTGCACGGGGAAAGCTTTCCGTTTGCCCTGGCGTACGCGCTGGACCTGGCCGAGCAAACCGGACGGGAGTTTGTCTCGCCTTTCGATGACCCGGACGTGATCGCCGGGCAGGGCACCGTAGCCATGGAAATCCTGCGCCAGCACCCCGGACCGTTGGATGCGATCTTCGTCCCGGTCGGTGGTGGTGGGCTGATCGCTGGAATCGCGGCCTACGTCAAGTACCTGCGCCCGGAGGTACGTATCATCGGCGTCGAGTCGCAGCATTCTGCTTGTCTCCAGGCGGCGCTGGCAGCCGGTGAGCGGGTGACCTTGCCGGAAGTGGGAACCTTCGCCGATGGCGTCGCCGTCGCGCAGATCGGCGCCCATGGCCTCGATATCTGCCGTTTCTGTGTCGATGAAGTGATGACCGTGAGCAACGATCAACTGTGCGCCGCGATCAAGGACATCTATGACGACACCCGTTCCATCACCGAACCGTCGGGCGCACTGGCGGTGGCGGGCATCAAGCGGTACGTGGCACAGACGGGGGCGCGAGGCCAGACGTTGGTGGCGATCGACTCGGGTGCCAACATCAATTTCGACAGTTTGCGCCATGTGGCTGAGCGTGCGGCGGTGGGCGCGATTTGA